From a region of the Sesamum indicum cultivar Zhongzhi No. 13 linkage group LG3, S_indicum_v1.0, whole genome shotgun sequence genome:
- the LOC105157104 gene encoding beta-glucosidase 24-like, which translates to MGFAAQFILFLEDSCWRSSLAQYALSNSQISLTSHSGLTRLDRAKEKAKNHEHISRNDFPEGFIFGTGTSAYQVEGAAAEDGRSISVWDDITLRTPGMIADGSNGNVACDVYHRYKDDIRLMKQMGFDSYRFSISWSRVLPGKTFAGINKKGIDYYNDVINTVIANGMIPFVTLFHWDLPNCLQLEYGGMLSDQIVNDFVQFAELCFQEFGDRVKFWTTFNEPWSYVVYGYTRGDDFIEDDSTGNNSTVVQYSSQRARMRLPPNKLSRRRFDSTTQTNRDTWFPVKDPAKDAYTAARNMLLCHSTAVQSYRQKFEIYQNGKIGIVLNSNCHYAFENTSQNNLAAETAFDFMLGWFLEPVLFGQFPPSMLRFAADNIVPFSDEEMRGLAGSVDWTDSSWLWIVPNGLYGHLEYLQDRYKKRMPPLYITENGVADNNDVKLTAKQACVDTTRVQYHQKHLTYLLLAIENLKLDVRGYFVWSYCDNFEWTAGYQSRFGIIYTDYVNNLTRYMKNSAFWFTKFLKPSLPTSPTSDKK; encoded by the exons ATGGGGTTCGCCGCCCAGTTCATCTTATTCTTGGAGGATTCGTGCTGGAGGTCCTCACTGGCCCAATACGCCTTGAGTAACAGTCAGATCTCGTTGACCAGTCATAGTGGCCTGACTAGGTTGGACCGGGCGAAGGAGAAG GCTAAAAACCATGAACATATATCCCGCAATGATTTCCCTGAAGGTTTTATCTTTGGAACCGGTACATCTGCTTATCag GTCGAAGGAGCTGCAGCCGAAGATGGTAGGAGTATAAGTGTGTGGGATGACATCACTTTGAGGACTCCAG GTATGATTGCGGATGGATCTAATGGAAATGTTGCTTGTGATGTGTACCATAGatataag GATGATATTAGGTTGATGAAGCAAATGGGTTTTGATTCCTATAGATTTTCGATTTCATGGTCAAGAGTTTTACCAGGTAA AACTTTCGCTGGAATCAATAAAAAAGGAATCGATTACTATAATGACGTTATCAACACTGTCATCGCCAATG GCATGATACCATTCGTAACTCTCTTTCACTGGGATCTTCCCAATTGCTTACAACTGGAGTATGGTGGCATGTTAAGCGACCAAATAGT GAATGATTTTGTCCAGTTCGCAGAGCTATGCTTTCAAGAATTCGGTGACCGGGTGAAATTTTGGACAACATTTAACGAGCCATGGAGCTACGTAGTTTATGGATATACGCGTGGGGATGACTTCATCGAAGATGACTCTACAGGCAACAACTCAACAGTCGTTCAATATTCATCTCAAAGAGCTCGGATGCGCCTTCCTCCTAATAAACTTTCGAGAAGACGATTTGACTCCACAACCCAGACCAATAGGGACACTTGGTTCCCTGTGAAGGATCCGGCCAAAGATGCGTATACTGCAGCAAGAAATATGCTTCTTTGCCACTCAACAGCAGTCCAATCGTATAGACAGAAATTTGAG ATTTATCAAAACGGCAAAATAGGAATAGTTCTCAACTCCAATTGTCATTATGCTTTCGAAAATACTTCACAGAATAACCTTGCTGCCGAAACAGCCTTTGATTTTATGTTAGGATG GTTTTTGGAACCTGTATTATTTGGTCAATTTCCACCAAGTATGTTGCGCTTTGCTGCGGACAATATTGTGCCATTCTCAGATGAGGAAATGAGAGGACTCGCGGGTTCGGTTGATTGG ACTGATTCGTCATGGTTGTGGATAGTTCCAAACGGACTATATGGTCACTTGGAATATCTACAGGATAGATATAAGAAACGCATGCCTCCTCTATACATTACTGAAAATG GGGTTGCTGATAACAATGACGTCAAGCTCACAGCCAAACAGGCTTGCGTCGACACAACAAGGGTTCAGTATCATCAGAAACATCTTACCTATCTTCTACTAGCAATAGA GAATTTGAAGCTTGATGTAAGGGGTTATTTTGTTTGGTCATATTGTGATAATTTCGAATGGACCGCCGGATACCAATCAAGATTTGGTATAATCTACACTGACTATGTCAATAACTTGACACGATACATGAAAAATTCAGCTTTCTGGTTTACCAAGTTTTTAAAGCCTAGCTTGCCGACGTCACCAACTTCAGATAAGAAATAA
- the LOC105157044 gene encoding protein DCL, chloroplastic, with amino-acid sequence MTNEVASELAMEVEPQVEMAVEPERAMEQEEEGGKSSEEQGVENSGKEGMGRATVGPKTFGSSVEMFDYFYKILHSWPTNLDLNKYEHTMLLELLKKGHLEADRKIGKGVKAFQIRFHPQFKSRCFFLIREDNSVDDFSFRKCIDHILPLPENMQIKHDVNKAFRGKAGGRGRGGGRGRAGK; translated from the exons ATGACGAACGAGGTTGCTTCAGAGCTCGCAATGGAAGTCGAACCCCAAGTTGAAATGGCCGTCGAACCGGAGCGGGCCATGGAGCAGGAAGAGGAGGGTGGAAAGTCCAGTGAGGAGCAAGGGGTCGAGAATTCGGGGAAGGAGGGAATGGGTAGGGCCACCGTCGGCCCGAAGACGTTTGGTTCTTCTGTGGAGATGTTTGATTACTTTTATAAGATACTTCATTCCTGGCCAACTAATCTTGATCTCAATAAG TACGAGCACACGATGTTGCTGGAATTGCTGAAGAAGGGTCATCTGGAAGCAGATAGAAAGATCGGCAAAGGTGTCAAAGCTTTCCAAATCCGGTTTCATCCTCAGTTCAAAAGTCGCTGCTTCTTCCTCATAAGGGAAGACAACTCCGTTGATGATTTCAGCTTCAGGAAATGCATCGACCACATACTTCCCTTGCCAGAAAACATGCAAATCAAGCATGATGTCAACAAGGCCTTCCGCGGAAAAGCCGGTGGCCGAGGAAGGGGTGGTGGCCGGGGCAGAGCtggaaaatga